One window from the genome of Actinomycetota bacterium encodes:
- a CDS encoding metal-sensing transcriptional repressor: MENKKEKTKVNFKKAQSLLATIIKMVEEDRYCIDIMQQNLAAIGLLKSAHQMLMENHLNTCFKRAMATSDEERRNEMVQEILKVTKLFNK, encoded by the coding sequence GTGGAGAACAAGAAGGAAAAGACCAAGGTAAATTTCAAGAAGGCTCAGAGTCTGCTGGCTACCATCATCAAGATGGTCGAGGAGGATAGGTACTGTATCGACATCATGCAGCAGAACCTGGCCGCGATCGGGCTCTTGAAATCGGCTCACCAGATGCTGATGGAGAATCACCTGAACACCTGTTTCAAGCGGGCGATGGCAACGAGCGACGAGGAGCGCAGGAACGAGATGGTCCAAGAGATCCTAAAGGTTACTAAGCTCTTCAACAAATAA